The window GGCGAACCGGGCAGCCGTCGGTAGGGCCCGGGACCCAGGGAGGGTGGGGTCCGGCGCGCACTTACCCGAGGCCCACATGGTGACCGAGAACTCCCCCTCCAGGGTCTTAATCTGCACCTGCTTCTGCTCCCATTTCCTGCCGCCGCCGCCCTCGGCCCCTCCGCCGCCTCCCCCGCTCAGGTAActcttcttgctgcttttcttgccGCTGCCGCCCTTCTTAACTCGGCCTCCACCGCCGGTCGAGGAGGACCCGCCGCCTCCGCTCTTGCTGCCGGCAGCGGCCACGGTGACCAGGGTCTGCTCAATGTACTCGTCCTCCCCGGCGGGGGCCGGCACAGGGATGAGGATCTGATCCTCGAAGCCGTCGTCGGCCCGCAGTCCGTCCGAGTCATCTCCCCCGACCACCTCCTCGCGGGTCTGCACCAGGATCACCtcctggtggtggtggtgcagATGGAGCTGTCCCCCGCCGCCACCGGCcgcgccgccgcccgccccgctAGGGTCCCCGTCCGAGACTAGCGGCTGCAGCGCGATCAtgggctggtggtggtggtagtgaTGGGGTGGGTGGTGCGGGCCGCACTCCTCGCAGCACTCGTCCTCGTCCTCCTCTTCCTCGTCCTCCTCGCCGCCCACCACGGTGGTCTCGATGGTCTCCACCGGGATGGTTTCCACCTCGATCTCGTGCAGCTCCACGATCTCGGCCGGCATCTCCGAGCCGTCCGTGGCGATGTACAGGGTGTCTCCCGAGGCCATGGTGGGGCAAGGAGGGGGAGAGAGCTCCGCGGGCAGCGAGGGGGCTCCGGTCCGCTCCCCTTAGCGGATGGTGGGGCTCGGGCTCCTCTCgcttcttcttctcctcccccttccACACAAACACCAGCTCCTCACAGCCAGCGAGAGGGAGGCAGCCAGCCGCCAAATCCCGGCTACGTTCCCTCGCGAGACTTCCGTTGCTGCCGCCGAGACGGACCCCAGCCCCGGGAGGCCGCTGCCGCCGGGACCCGGCCCCCCCGCAGCCCAACGGCCAATCGCACCGCCTGGCGCGCCCACGGCTCACCCAGGACAGCCAAGTAGCCTACGGGGGCGCGCCGTGCCGCAGCCGCCCGCCTCCATTTACTGCCACCGGCCTATCAAAGAGCGCTGCGAATACGGAGCGCACCTCCCGGCGCCGCGAAGCCAATCGGCCGGCGGCAGTGTCACCCTCCTGGCCCCCCTCGCCTGCCCCGCCTCTCCCTCTCGCCCCTCCCCGCGCGGAAGCACCGCCCTGGTCCCTGTGCAGGGTGACCGCCCCGTCTTCCCTTCCGCCGGGGCCGCGCTCTGCTCCCCGAGGGGGCGCGCCTCCATAGCGGCCGTTAACGGACGGGATGCTGCCCCGGCAGCGGGCGTGGGCGGTGCGTGAGCCGTCTCCTGATAGGGAGGCTCGGGCTCTGCGCCTAAAACACAGACCGGGAGCAGCGGTTCCCGGCCGGGCTGAACACTCCGTCCGGGGCCCGGCCCTTGCCTGCCCCGCGGCCGACGGCTGCCGGTGGGGTCCCGGTGCGGGGCTGACTGGCGCTGGCCGCGGCGGAGCGCTGGGCTCGGCATGTGCGGTCGCCGAAGAAGCCTTGGGATGGTGGCGGCGGGATCGGCTTGTTTGAATTCTGCGGTTGAACTGCTACGGGCAATTGGCAGCGTTTCTCTCTCCTTTGTTGGTGCTGTGGGGGCAGCGTTGCGTACAGCGCAGCGCTCTCCTGCAGACTTCCTTCCACTCGAACTTGCGCACAGGCGAGTTGGTTGTTTTCGGAGGGCCGGCTCTCGGTTCCAGCTCGCCGGCAGCGGGAGCGCGGTCTGAAGTCGGAGCCCGTGGAGGAGATCGGTAACCAAGTTCGTGTACTCGGTTACCCAGGAGGCCTGGCCCCTTACAGAGCTAATAACCAAATGAGTGCAAAATACACTCattttttatcttaatttcCCACTACTTCACTGCTTTGCTTGCTCTTATCCCAAATTACCAGGATACAGAAACCGATAAAAGATTCCTGCTAAGAAATACTTTCTTCTACCTCAGCATGAAGTGTTTTCAAGGTTAGTCTAGTCCAAGTCTCAAGACAGCAGTACTGAGCCTTGGGCTAATGATGAGATTAGGAAATTAAGTATTCAAAATAGCAACAAAATTACTTAACTTGTGTAGATCTGggaattccttccctccagtcaTGTTCAGCACTCCCATTTTAGCAAACTGCAACATGGGGTTTATCATTGAAAAATTCCCATAAACTGCAAGGTTATTTTTAGATCCTGTAAAGAGATTTCCAGACTGTTACATATAAATTCTGCTTCTCTGACTGTACTTGGAAGGGCAAATATAAGAGTGTGGGAAAAATAGTGCTTGtaagttttaaaaacaatatttgaAAATTAGGATGAAGTCTCCATTGTCCCACGGTAAAAgttaaacataataaaaaatggTGAGTCATTACAGagctcatttttatttattttaacaggaaaaatgcACAACTCACATATACTTTTTATTCTAAGCTTGTTTAGACAAAGTAGTAGTCTCACCTACATGTTCAACGTGCACTCTGTTCTGCTCTTGAATTCACACCAGAGCTGTCATTGACTAGAGCAAGTGGAATCAGACCCTGGGTTGATTGTTTTGGGTGAAGGTGTTAGTGTTAATGAGCTTGTCAAATACAGGAATAAAGTCACAAGTCTCTCCTGTTTATCAATACCACTTTTTTTGTCCGGGTCAGTGATAGTAGTTTAACAATTTGGTAcaatcctctttcttttttgtgtttttattgctAACAAATACATaactttggaaagaaaaggcacTTTAAAGTTTGTAAGCATCAGAACCATCTTATTTTGAATATTGCtagtgttttctgctttccccaTACTTTGGCCTAAAACCagtgttttaatattttgttgcaACATTCacattacattatttttcactgaGAAATGTTACATGAGGCAAATACTCTTCATCAgatcttgtgtttttttccattatacAGTTCTCTTCATCCCGAGCAAGATGATTTGCTTAACTTGCAtatgattatttttcattaactgCAAGAATTAGACATAATTTTTCCAAATGCTTGgtgagaaaacaaatacagcaacaagcaaaaataaagatgtgCAAGCTGTCCAatgaaaaagtgtttaaaagaaaatgctgtcctCTATCCAAATAGCAGCAGAATTTACTCCCTTGATAATCTGTTATCTTCCTGCCCTCCACACCTCATTTTACACCCCATCCTCAGAACTCCAGCTTGTTTCTTAGCTATATTTAAAaagttgggggaggggaggcagtggagctttatttaaaaaaattaaaaccttcaattaaaaataaaagttgtttttaaGCATTCATAACAAATAAGTTCTAAGAATATATATTCTTTACAAGCTCTAGATGCCTCAGATTTAtctggcttgtttttttttttttttttttctggttcctTCCTTAAAATCTGCTGTAGTAAATTGTCACCCACCATCAATATGCAGAAaccagcctggaggagaggaggctgcatggagacctaagagcagccttccattatCCGAAGGGGGtctgcaaggatgctggggagggactcttcattaggcactgtagtgataggacaaggggtaatgggctcaaacttcaacaggggaagtttaggttgcataaaaggaagttcttcactgtgagggtggtgaggcactggaatgggttgcccaggaaagctgtgaatgctccatccctggcagtggtcaaggccaggttggacagagccttgggtgacatggtttagtgtggggtgtccctgcccatggcaggggggttgaaactagatggtcttaaagtcctttccaaccctaactattctatgattctcattTCGTAGTGCAGAGCTAATTGTTCAAGCCTATTATACCTATATCAAGCCAAAACTAGGTAACTGTTCTTTTAATAAGAATTACTTCTTAAATACATAAGTCTGTTGcattttaagaaaaggaaactcACAGAAAATGTTAGTCTTACACAAAGTATGAAAGAATGAACACAAAAATCacttattttctaaataatttttgGTTTTAGTCCTATTCCTTTCCCCTTCAGCTTACGTGGAAatgacaaagagaaagaaatttgAAGTGTGAAACTTGAGTAGCAAGTGACCTTTTCACAGTCATCATCTACAGCCTCCTCTTTTGCTTCCAATGGGATCAACATACCTTTTTCCCAATTTGTTTCACTCAGGCATTCAAATCCACTGATTTGTAAATTTCTGATaccctatttttttcttctcattctcACACAATTTGCGGTAATGTTTGAGCAGAAAGATTAGCCCTCCTATTGTAAATTGACACCAATAAACTAAACTGATAATACTCACCTAAATATCTAGCTAAATATGTGTCATGAATGGCTTTAAAGGTGCTTTTGCTCTTTTGTAAAGAAGACCAGATATAGAGTCACTtaatggaggaaaagaaaatcagtaatTTATAGTAAGTTGTTGTCTTCCTAACACCTGTTAAAACCCTAGGTAAGACAAAGCAAGTTCTGCCAGTTTAGGACATcaggtttttcttctgcatctaGAATGGCTTATTAATCAATTAAAACAGGAGagatctggaagaaaaaatacaagaatttcAGAAAATCTAAAGTAGGATTTCCAGTGCCATTAAGGCAATTCACAAATAAAGATGTTAATTAGCTATGACACCCTTTCCCAGAGTCCTTGTCCTAGCTCTTTGCAGCTCTgtaagaaatgcagttttaactTTACTTTTATAGTCCTCTATAATTTAGCCTCCTTATCTGCATCTGATCTAATATAGCTACCACCATGCCTGGCTTTTATGGCCCACTAGCTTCTGCCACAGATGTCCCCATCCTCTCTCCTCAAGACTACTAGTTAAACATGAGGGAAATCTCTGATCCCAATTTATGTATGGACTCCTACAAAGCATGTTTAAAGGTTCATTATGAGCGTAAGGTTCTGCTCGCTGACCATGCCTAGGAACAAGCAATGAATTCTGTGTGCacctctttttttcattttctttccttggtgcttttaatattgttttttttgctgtacCACATCCTACTTCAGATTCCCCtcctaaaaataaatgaagcagaTAACAAACCTACACCAACCAATTTGCTGAGATTTATTGCGCTCTTCATCATTTGTCTTCTGCTTGCATCTTTGAGACTGAGCACAGCAAGGAAGGACTTTCTCATCTGTAATCTTGAAGAGGGAGGGAGATAGGGCTTGAACTGCCACCATTCCAAACTAATTTCTAAGTTATGGTCACTTGTCAACCCAGTCTCATTTAAACAGGTTTTGTTGTAAGGACAAGATATGTAATTTGTTCTTCTTACTATATGAAAGGATACATGAATTAGTGGGCCTAATCCTTGCCCCAGAAACATTTAACCCTTTAATTGTGTGTGGAAAACACAATTATTATTGAGTTGTAAACCTGATGATCAAAAATGTAGGTTTTCTCCTCCATTCCTGATTTGATGGTTGAGGATATGAAAATACTCTTCCAAAAATCCTCAGCCTTTACAAAGCAGACGTGTTAAACTTACCAACATAGGATGTCTGTGGACATCTGAATAGGTTGTATCTTGTAAATCATGGACAACACAAGATGCAGAAGCTTCTGGGAAATAATACATCACGATACATGAAATCATGACAGCATAGGCAATATGTGTGAATGTGTGTCCTAACTGCTCATTCTGCACCCTGGGAGCAAGCCTACAGCACTCATCCATCCCTCCTGTTGTCTTACAGACCTCCTAGCCCTTCTCTTGCATGTGTGTTTGCTTGGGTTACATATGCCAGACATGatgctgggaagtgctgagcTCTGAGCTTCCATTAAAGTCACCAGGTATTGATAGATCCCAGTCACACTAAGAAAGAAATACCCCTAGAGTTCatgttacattttaaaagaaaactaaatctTGGATTGAAATTAATAAGGGTAAATAGCTGGAAATAAATAAGATCTATAAATTGCTGCAGTCTCAGTGAAAGCCCAAGGGCAagtatgtttttcttaaatcaaCTTACCTAGATTTCTAGACAGCAATAGACACTGTGACTCAGTTTTCTCTGACAGTTTGTTAAAATCTGAGTATAAAAACTTATACTCCTTGGGCATAAGCAAAGCtgatcaatatttttttctagagTCCTTATAATAGAAGGATTTATAATCCAAACTTATTGGTGGAAATATTGTAATTTTACTTCATGGTTTTATAGCCAAATCCTAATCCATTCTGGAGGGACTGTATATGTTGCTACAATATAAATACGGGCTAAAAAGATTTCTCCTGAGCAAAAAAACAGAGACTGTATGATGCAATCTATACATTTAGAACAGTTTGTTATCAAGGTTGTTCTCCAGCTGTTCCCTGCAGCGGGAATTCTTCCTGCACTCCCAtccacacatacatacacacacataggCACAGCTAGCCATTttcaagtgcttttttttttccctctacttTAACCTCTGACTTCAAGAGGTTGAACAAAGGCCCTCTCTTAACCCCATGTCACTCCTATTGTTGGAGtgagctcagcagcactgaaatgaaTCAGGTTTTAAGTGCATTGGGTTGAAACCTGAGTGTCAGGAAGGGCGTTTGAAAGAGGAGATCTGCTCTGGTTAACCGTGGCCTATAAAGCACTGCTGTACCTGTAGTGTGTGGCAACGTGGGGTTCTAGAGGAGAGATTCATCAATGCttagagggggaggagagaaaCCCAGTATTAATCTGATGTCTTTCTTCACAGGACTGACATAATTTCATAAACCTGACACTCTGTATCAAAAAGGAAGCCATTAAGTTCTCATGTTTGGATAATCAATTACAAGTATTGCTACTTTCTGTATATAGCATTTTTGCTGTGGGAGTCTAGTTAATATGCTCCGTTCAGGTATTTGTACTAGGATGCTCGTAAAACTGTTCCTAACATGCCAAGATTGCAGGGAGTATAGAGTAAGCTACTCATAGGATAAGTACTACTGGTGTATAACAGCAAATACATGTCATGGTAGAAAGCAATTGCAAACACTTTGAACAATATAAACCACTCTGTGGAATAAATTGCATTCCAGAAAGATTGTGATTCTTTGAAAAAGCTAAGAAGCATAAGAGTAAAAAtttaacatgagaaaaaaattgtaGAGAAGAAATTGTTTCTATTTGAATTTTCAGAAGTGGTCCTGAACATGTTCAGTATTCGGTCATTAATTGCAGAAGGCCTATATCTGATAAACTTCAGCTGGATAGGGCTTTGATCAGTCTGGTCTAGTGGTAGGTGTCTGTCttcatggcagggagttggaactaggtgatttttaaggtctcttccaacctgaaccatcCTATGATTTTTAGATTCCTTATGCCCGTGTTTCTGAAGGAGATGAGAACATCGGAGTGCAACCAACTTATATCTATTGCTCCCATGAGATTAGCTCTTCGTTAGCTGTAGTCTCCCCTTTTGCTAGCTTCCATTGCTTCCACAGGACAACGAGACTTGCTggtataaaagaaaatgcatagcTGTAGCAGGTGACGCACGCATAGCATTACTACTCATGGCCTGGAGGTGGTTCCTAGGAGATTCACCTCCAGCATTCCGCACACCCAGTATCCCCGCGTGGTCCCCGCGGGTGGGGAGAGATGCTCTTGTGCGAGCCGTGGGGTGAGGGCAGTGCAGGGAGCGCAGGCCAGAGCACgacagcccagcccagcctgccTGCCCCTTGTCCGCTCCCCTTCGGAGCAGGGCTCCGCCGCCGCTGGGCGCGCCCGGGCCCGCAGAGAGGCCGCAGTGGCGGCGCGGGGCCGGCAGGGGGCGGCGTGGTCTCGCGGTCGCCGTTGGGCGGGGCGTTGGCCGCTCCTCGTTAGCGGCGGTCCCGGCCGCGGAAGGGTGTCTCGAGGAGCGGCACACGGCTGCGGCCACGCTGCGGGACCGGGCACTGGGGAGGGCGAGCGCTGTGCACACcgcagtgtggggctgggtgaCAGCAAGGGACAGCAGGGGTGAGCTGGTGGCACAGGGAGCTGTTTCTGCCTTGGAACCTCGCCTTTGATCCTGGGAGCTCCCGGGCAGAGGCATCGTGAACCAGCCTGCATCCTGCAGGATTCGTTGAGTGCGGGGCAAATGCGGCCTGGGGAGAACCGGCATGAAAGGTCCGTGCGCTACCGGGAGGGTTACATTTAACAGAACTAAATGTATCTAAGGACTTACACTGGCAACAGGAAAACATCTTCCTCCCCCTAAGATTCTGTTGCACCAGCCCCGTAACACCTTTGTTCTGGTGTCATGTAATCCCagtggaaagagaaaggcagaactGGCCAGGGAAG of the Melopsittacus undulatus isolate bMelUnd1 chromosome 4, bMelUnd1.mat.Z, whole genome shotgun sequence genome contains:
- the YY1 gene encoding transcriptional repressor protein YY1 yields the protein MASGDTLYIATDGSEMPAEIVELHEIEVETIPVETIETTVVGGEEDEEEEDEDECCEECGPHHPPHHYHHHQPMIALQPLVSDGDPSGAGGGAAGGGGGQLHLHHHHQEVILVQTREEVVGGDDSDGLRADDGFEDQILIPVPAPAGEDEYIEQTLVTVAAAGSKSGGGGSSSTGGGGRVKKGGSGKKSSKKSYLSGGGGGGAEGGGGRKWEQKQVQIKTLEGEFSVTMWASDDKKDIDHETVVEEQIIGENSPPDYSEYMTGKKLPPGGIPGIDLSDPKQLAEFARMKPRKIKEDDAPRTIACPHKGCTKMFRDNSAMRKHLHTHGPRVHVCAECGKAFVESSKLKRHQLVHTGEKPFQCTFEGCGKRFSLDFNLRTHVRIHTGDRPYVCPFDGCNKKFAQSTNLKSHILTHAKAKNNQ